The window TATAATTCTGTTAGATATTGATCTTCATAGTTTAATACCCCAAAATATAATTCTGCTCAATCAATTGCTCGAATCGACCAGTTTAGTTTCATTAGATTAGATTTAGACTAGTTAATGGGCACACAAATTGCATGCACTGAGTTAGATGGAAGTGCAAATAGATGATTAACCATATATTAATACAATTTCTTTCATTTCTATTCTTGGTAGTAAATAAGTTAGAACTATATGGCAAATTTATTTTCAAGTTTATTTATGTTGCGTTTCTTCTCTATTCAGGAAACAGCGGAGCTATTGTTAGGACAACTTCAACAGCTAAAGGCAGAGGAGAAGGAGTtgaagaggaaaagaaaagaagaaaaagcacTCGTGAAAATGAAAGGAGCAAGTCTAGTACAAGGTATAACGAACCGTGAAATGTCATCATCTTCAAGCTCTTCTTCGGAATCAAGTGATGATGAATGTCAAAATTTGGTTGACATGAAAAGCCTAAAAATAGAATCTCTTGCCCAAACAATACCCGAGGCATGTGAACGTGCACTCGAGAATGCAACATCAACAATAGAGAATCATATGATTGAGCCTCGGACTCAAAATCCGGAAGTGGATACATCAGTAGAGATCTCAAGCAAATCATCAATTTCCAACGAGGACTCAATAGAGGGGAAGACGAGTCTAGTAGTTCCAGTCCCTACTATTTTAGATCAAAATGAGGAACGCTGCTTGGAAGCTAGTGACCGCTACATTGGCAATGTAGGCAGCAGCCCTAATGCAGCTGTAGCTGCTACAACAACAACAGCGGgtacgaagaagattgaagtatgTATGGGCGGTAAATGCAAGAGATCAGGCGCTGGGGCGATATTAGAGAAATTTCAGCAGATGGTTGGGATTGAAGCTGCAGTTTCGGGGTGCAAATGCATGGGAAAATGCAAGGATGGTCCAAATGTCAGGGTTTCAGTGAGTAGTGACAGTTGCTTCGACGCGTTCCAAGCCGGTGATTCTGTCTCTGTTAACTCTGCTCCTAGCAGTAATAATTCTTTGTGTATTGGAGTTGGTTTAGAGGATGTGAGTTTGATTGCAGCCAATTTGCTTGGTAGATATCCAGAAGTAGGGCTAGCCAACGCTGTGCCTTAAGATGTTCTTTTCTTTCATTAGTTTTTTCACTGCATGTATTAGGTAGGAT is drawn from Nicotiana tomentosiformis chromosome 12, ASM39032v3, whole genome shotgun sequence and contains these coding sequences:
- the LOC104120609 gene encoding diacylglycerol O-acyltransferase 3; this encodes METSTGVLRRFPSVTGAGAGVNINRFHHNSSSSKLSMLSFTEIRGSLKSKKLMVSGFKDEGYLEYYNSSGRGSSRIIRCGKKEKNKENDVALKKTKKKMKLLKGLSRDLSNLTKMGFGFGSDIGLVDQVQGKTISETAELLLGQLQQLKAEEKELKRKRKEEKALVKMKGASLVQGITNREMSSSSSSSSESSDDECQNLVDMKSLKIESLAQTIPEACERALENATSTIENHMIEPRTQNPEVDTSVEISSKSSISNEDSIEGKTSLVVPVPTILDQNEERCLEASDRYIGNVGSSPNAAVAATTTTAGTKKIEVCMGGKCKRSGAGAILEKFQQMVGIEAAVSGCKCMGKCKDGPNVRVSVSSDSCFDAFQAGDSVSVNSAPSSNNSLCIGVGLEDVSLIAANLLGRYPEVGLANAVP